In one window of Psychrobacter sp. P2G3 DNA:
- a CDS encoding cation diffusion facilitator family transporter, with protein sequence MSLKPSKTNLHGHINSQSAPRSHRARGAGNPTEESNSSSAPDKASNFASNNDDQHSGSLVTVLIAVGANLIIAIAKTVAAFMTGSASMIAESAHSWADAGNGTLLIVAEKKAIKPADESHPLGYGKESYVWSMIAAFGVFMAGSIVSIYTGITEWNAAESETNYTIGFIVLAVAFVLEGFSLIQAYLQSKKHGKAINVSAIGYVVNTSNPTLRGVFFEDLAAVIGLVIAAAAMGMHAYTGQPFWDALGSIIVGLLLGVVAIFLISRNRDFLVGYKVTDSIHNYALVELLNHPDIDSVSYLHLEWVGPKKIFMVAAVDIAGNQKEEKIAQKFEDIENQFRADPLFQEAILTLSVPNAEILSLESSEAV encoded by the coding sequence ATGAGTTTGAAGCCCTCGAAAACCAATCTACATGGCCATATTAATAGCCAGTCAGCGCCGCGCAGTCATCGTGCTCGCGGTGCTGGTAATCCCACTGAAGAGTCCAATTCTAGTTCTGCTCCTGATAAGGCCTCTAACTTTGCATCTAATAACGACGATCAACATTCTGGGTCATTAGTTACGGTACTTATTGCAGTCGGGGCAAACCTTATCATTGCTATTGCAAAAACAGTGGCTGCATTTATGACTGGCTCTGCCTCTATGATAGCGGAGTCAGCGCACTCTTGGGCAGATGCGGGTAACGGCACCTTATTAATTGTCGCAGAAAAAAAGGCTATTAAACCTGCTGATGAAAGCCATCCGCTAGGCTACGGTAAAGAGTCCTATGTGTGGTCAATGATTGCGGCTTTTGGCGTCTTTATGGCAGGTTCCATCGTTTCTATTTATACAGGCATCACCGAATGGAATGCTGCTGAGAGTGAAACTAACTACACTATCGGCTTTATCGTATTAGCGGTAGCTTTTGTACTTGAAGGTTTTTCGTTAATACAAGCTTACTTACAAAGCAAAAAACATGGCAAAGCGATTAATGTTAGCGCCATTGGTTATGTTGTTAATACTTCAAACCCAACTTTACGTGGTGTATTCTTTGAAGATTTGGCAGCTGTTATTGGCTTGGTTATCGCTGCTGCGGCAATGGGTATGCATGCTTATACTGGGCAGCCGTTTTGGGATGCACTTGGCTCCATCATTGTTGGCCTACTATTAGGAGTAGTAGCCATCTTTCTAATCAGCCGTAATCGTGATTTTTTAGTCGGATATAAAGTAACAGATAGCATACACAATTATGCGTTAGTCGAGCTGCTCAATCATCCTGATATCGATAGTGTCTCGTATCTGCATTTAGAGTGGGTCGGACCCAAAAAGATATTTATGGTAGCGGCAGTAGATATTGCTGGCAATCAAAAAGAAGAAAAAATCGCACAAAAATTCGAAGATATTGAAAACCAATTCCGTGCAGATCCGTTATTTCAAGAGGCTATTCTGACACTCTCCGTGCCCAATGCCGAAATTTTGAGTCTAGAAAGTAGTGAGGCTGTCTGA
- the dps gene encoding DNA starvation/stationary phase protection protein Dps gives MRERYASGINDDTAKKMVDLLNANLANLIDLSMDSKQCHWNLQGTGFIGVHQLLDDTYGRLTEAFDTVAERIVILGGKANGISKRVVEDSILETYPTDITEVDQHVRELTNRYKTIAASLREAIDTAGDAGDEDTADLLTEISRIVDKDAWFIGANAPKS, from the coding sequence ATGAGAGAACGTTACGCAAGTGGTATAAACGACGACACTGCTAAAAAAATGGTCGATCTACTAAACGCTAATCTAGCCAACTTAATCGATTTAAGTATGGACAGTAAACAGTGTCATTGGAATCTACAAGGTACTGGCTTTATCGGTGTACATCAGTTATTAGATGACACTTATGGTCGTTTGACTGAGGCTTTTGACACTGTCGCTGAACGTATTGTTATCCTTGGCGGCAAAGCCAATGGTATCTCTAAGCGTGTGGTTGAGGACTCTATCTTAGAAACTTATCCAACTGACATTACTGAAGTTGATCAACATGTTCGTGAGCTGACCAATCGCTATAAGACAATTGCAGCATCATTGCGTGAAGCGATCGATACCGCTGGAGATGCTGGTGATGAAGATACCGCTGATCTATTAACTGAAATTAGCCGTATCGTTGACAAAGATGCTTGGTTCATCGGTGCAAACGCGCCAAAATCATAA
- a CDS encoding GFA family protein — protein MKGNCLCGNVTIEVEDINTFEACHCGMCRRWGSGPLMAVHSQSKPNIKGQESITVYQSSEWAERAFCNKCGTNLYYHQLGSEVYVLSLGLFQEHANLNFASQIFIDKKPDYYEFANDTENLTQQQLFDKFAEKGITTAKK, from the coding sequence ATGAAAGGCAACTGTTTGTGCGGCAACGTAACGATTGAAGTAGAAGACATCAATACTTTTGAGGCATGCCATTGCGGAATGTGTCGGCGCTGGGGCAGTGGACCTTTGATGGCGGTACATAGTCAATCAAAACCTAATATTAAAGGTCAGGAATCGATAACTGTATATCAATCATCTGAGTGGGCTGAGCGTGCATTTTGTAATAAATGTGGCACTAATCTGTATTACCATCAACTTGGTTCTGAGGTTTATGTATTGTCACTAGGACTATTCCAAGAGCATGCCAACCTTAACTTTGCTAGCCAAATATTTATTGATAAAAAACCTGACTATTACGAATTTGCTAACGATACTGAAAATCTTACTCAGCAACAACTGTTCGATAAATTTGCTGAGAAAGGCATCACCACGGCCAAAAAGTAA